A genomic stretch from Elusimicrobiota bacterium includes:
- a CDS encoding periplasmic heavy metal sensor, whose translation MLKKYSGVMVLFLLAGTLATAKGPGEWHDREGMREEMKTELGLTDEQEMKLETHRIDQRAAMEKLWLAVKQKREALKIALEKPNLDKGEVRKLNERLKDTQNDLADQRLEGILYVRSVLNPEQFQKFLTLRPDPRKRNNKEGKRHGNRDDKSESRRGDRPRRSEYKSDRPDAPPNAMDEDPMEPPH comes from the coding sequence ATGCTTAAAAAATACAGCGGCGTCATGGTCTTGTTCCTCCTCGCGGGAACCCTGGCCACGGCCAAGGGCCCCGGCGAGTGGCACGATCGGGAAGGAATGCGGGAGGAGATGAAAACGGAGTTGGGCCTAACGGACGAACAAGAAATGAAATTAGAAACCCACCGCATCGACCAACGGGCCGCCATGGAAAAACTCTGGTTGGCTGTTAAACAAAAACGGGAAGCGTTAAAAATCGCCCTAGAAAAACCCAACCTAGACAAAGGCGAAGTGCGAAAACTGAACGAACGTTTAAAAGACACCCAAAACGACCTGGCCGACCAACGCTTGGAAGGCATCCTCTACGTCCGTTCCGTGCTTAATCCCGAACAATTCCAAAAGTTCCTAACCCTCCGCCCCGACCCCAGAAAGCGAAACAATAAAGAGGGCAAACGACACGGAAACCGAGACGACAAGAGCGAATCAAGAAGAGGCGACCGCCCCCGTCGTTCCGAATACAAATCCGATCGACCCGATGCCCCCCCCAACGCCATGGACGAAGACCCCATGGAGCCCCCCCACTAA
- the proB gene encoding glutamate 5-kinase: MKRLVIKVGTAILSRPEGGLNRPRIKDLARELSALKEKGHAPILVTSGAIGAGMDAFGWKERPTLLKDKQAAAAVGQVALMEAYKTAFTGYGTTIAQILLTRSDLDDRERYLNIRNTLTALLDRGVIPIINENDTVATQEIKFGDNDTLSALVAAKVDATNLFILTDVDGLLTSTGSDGHLLPEVFQVTPDIEALVQAGTGSTKSVGGMASKLAAARLAMASGVEVWIASGRKPGIVNDILEGKGVGTRFVPSPEALSARKRWIAFGRKVRGTLHIDEGAVRALSENKRSLLPSGITKVEGTFNAGDTVKILTPEGRELARGLTVFSATDLKKIKGRRSIEVEPLLNRPAPAEVIHRNNLVIL, translated from the coding sequence ATGAAACGCCTCGTCATTAAAGTAGGCACCGCCATCCTCAGCCGCCCCGAAGGTGGCCTCAACCGACCCCGCATTAAAGACCTGGCCCGGGAACTTTCTGCGCTGAAGGAAAAAGGCCACGCCCCCATCCTCGTCACCTCCGGCGCCATCGGCGCCGGCATGGACGCCTTCGGCTGGAAAGAACGCCCCACGCTTTTAAAGGATAAACAAGCGGCCGCCGCCGTAGGCCAGGTGGCACTCATGGAAGCCTATAAAACAGCCTTCACCGGATATGGAACCACCATCGCCCAAATTTTGCTCACCCGTTCAGACCTGGACGACCGTGAACGTTACCTCAACATTCGCAACACCTTAACCGCTCTTTTAGATCGGGGCGTCATTCCCATCATCAACGAAAACGATACGGTCGCCACGCAAGAAATAAAGTTCGGCGATAACGATACCCTCTCCGCCCTCGTGGCCGCAAAAGTCGATGCCACGAACCTCTTCATTCTGACCGACGTGGACGGCCTCCTCACCAGCACCGGGTCCGACGGCCACCTTCTCCCGGAAGTCTTCCAAGTGACTCCCGACATCGAGGCCCTGGTCCAGGCCGGCACCGGGTCCACCAAAAGCGTCGGGGGGATGGCCAGTAAATTGGCCGCGGCGCGCCTAGCCATGGCGTCCGGTGTCGAAGTGTGGATTGCCTCCGGCCGCAAACCCGGCATCGTCAACGACATTTTGGAGGGAAAAGGCGTCGGCACCCGTTTCGTCCCCAGCCCGGAAGCCCTCTCCGCCCGGAAACGCTGGATCGCCTTTGGCCGAAAGGTAAGGGGCACGCTCCATATTGATGAAGGCGCCGTGCGGGCCCTGTCCGAAAACAAACGAAGCCTGCTCCCGTCCGGCATCACGAAAGTGGAAGGGACCTTTAACGCCGGCGACACGGTCAAGATCCTCACCCCAGAAGGAAGAGAACTCGCCCGGGGCCTAACCGTTTTCAGCGCCACTGATTTAAAGAAAATCAAAGGCCGCCGTTCAATCGAAGTGGAACCCCTCTTAAACCGCCCCGCCCCCGCCGAAGTGATCCACCGCAACAACCTCGTCATTCTTTAA
- a CDS encoding zf-HC2 domain-containing protein, translated as MTMSPHFPMEKMDAYRDKELPPAEQEILGQHLTQCPACQEIWAEIETQAAIFNAFREAKAPPHFTEKVMTKIQAEPTLFARVWNALWPKPAFARWTLASGLALATALTLWLPPRATPPQQLSSHPQTSLSIYLADTTTAEEELQLGTTIEAYFL; from the coding sequence ATGACAATGAGCCCGCACTTCCCCATGGAAAAGATGGACGCCTACCGCGACAAAGAACTCCCCCCCGCGGAACAGGAAATTTTGGGCCAGCACCTCACCCAGTGCCCCGCCTGCCAAGAAATATGGGCCGAAATTGAAACCCAGGCCGCAATATTCAATGCTTTCCGCGAAGCCAAAGCGCCACCCCATTTCACAGAAAAGGTAATGACCAAAATCCAAGCAGAACCCACTCTTTTCGCCCGTGTATGGAACGCCCTTTGGCCCAAACCCGCTTTCGCCCGATGGACCCTAGCCAGCGGCCTAGCCCTAGCCACAGCCCTAACCCTCTGGCTCCCCCCCCGCGCCACCCCCCCACAACAACTTTCCTCCCACCCCCAAACCTCCCTATCGATCTATCTAGCCGACACCACCACCGCCGAAGAAGAACTCCAACTCGGCACAACGATCGAAGCGTATTTCCTCTAA
- a CDS encoding sigma-70 family RNA polymerase sigma factor: protein MTTDPSDSDLITTLLAGQTDAFATLVHRHQDRVYGLCLSLTKNPTDAEDAAQEVFLKVYRRLKEFRFESSFSTWLYRVAYHHTLDLLKARSRRPAESLDALMEIKGEFVTETLPREPSMAAEQARQILDSLRPEDRLVLTLREVQNLTYDELAETLKISLDAVKSRLRRARETLRMKSRHFPPTPVVQGSGETR, encoded by the coding sequence ATGACGACCGACCCTTCCGACAGCGACCTGATCACCACCCTTCTCGCCGGACAAACGGACGCTTTCGCCACGCTCGTCCACCGCCATCAAGACCGCGTCTATGGCCTGTGCCTGTCCCTCACCAAAAACCCCACCGACGCCGAAGACGCCGCCCAAGAGGTTTTCCTAAAGGTGTACCGACGACTTAAAGAGTTCCGTTTTGAATCTTCGTTTAGCACCTGGCTCTACCGGGTGGCGTACCACCACACCCTGGACCTGTTAAAAGCCCGGTCCCGCCGCCCCGCCGAATCCCTCGACGCCCTCATGGAAATTAAAGGAGAATTCGTCACCGAAACTCTGCCCAGAGAACCGTCCATGGCCGCCGAACAAGCCCGACAGATTTTAGATTCCCTCCGCCCGGAAGACCGCCTGGTTTTGACACTGCGAGAAGTCCAAAACCTCACCTACGACGAATTAGCCGAAACCCTAAAGATATCCCTAGACGCCGTCAAATCCCGCCTGCGGAGAGCCCGGGAAACCCTTCGAATGAAATCCCGACACTTTCCCCCCACCCCCGTCGTCCAAGGAAGTGGAGAAACCCGATGA
- the dauA gene encoding C4-dicarboxylic acid transporter DauA, with translation MPGRYKQQMRGLARSMPRPFSALRDVFREGYKSSDLRSDLMAGLVVAMVAIPLSMALAIASGVPPQMGLYTAVIAGGAVALLGGSRFQVTGPTAAFVVILLPIVHRFGPAGLLMAGLLAGILLILMGVMRMGRLIQFIPHPVTTGFTSGIAVVIATLQIKDFLGLQMDIMPDHYLDRLGALILALPTFSLAECAVGTFTLILLIVWPRLSKKIPAPLIALTAAAVAAVFAEKFVPGFQVATIGSRFSFEVNGLLTHGIPQTAPVFHTPWTLPGPGGQPLPLTWETLEALLPSAFAIAMLGAIESLLSAVVADGMGGTRHDPDAELLALGTGNLLCPFFGGIPATGAIARTAANIRFGAKSPVAAFSHALFILVAVLTVAPLISYLPMASLAALLMVVAYNMSEVKHFKHILRVAPKSDVAVLLTCFGLTVLFDMVKGVSVGIVLAAFLFLRRMAALSSGRALSASSHGGTIPDPLPKGVLVYEIAGPLFFGAAEQAVRSLELVEKHVRVLVFLMEDVPAMDITGLVALESAVEDLIRNGQRAFFVGVRPQPATVMRRSPSFKDPSKTLFFPTLPHALAAASQEQKENE, from the coding sequence ATGCCAGGACGCTACAAACAACAGATGCGGGGTTTAGCCCGCTCAATGCCCCGCCCTTTCTCCGCCCTCCGGGACGTGTTCCGAGAAGGTTATAAATCTAGCGATCTTCGTTCCGACCTCATGGCAGGTCTGGTGGTGGCCATGGTCGCGATCCCGCTGTCCATGGCACTGGCCATTGCCAGCGGTGTTCCTCCTCAAATGGGACTGTACACCGCCGTGATAGCCGGCGGCGCCGTTGCTCTCTTGGGAGGCTCCCGGTTTCAGGTGACCGGCCCAACCGCAGCGTTTGTGGTGATCCTGCTTCCCATCGTTCATCGGTTCGGACCGGCGGGCCTCTTAATGGCGGGTCTCCTCGCTGGAATTTTGTTGATCCTCATGGGCGTCATGCGCATGGGGCGTTTGATCCAGTTCATTCCCCACCCCGTAACAACAGGTTTTACGTCGGGAATTGCGGTGGTGATCGCCACGCTCCAAATCAAAGATTTTCTGGGCCTCCAGATGGACATCATGCCCGACCACTACCTCGACCGGTTGGGCGCATTGATCCTCGCCCTCCCGACCTTCTCCTTGGCAGAATGCGCCGTGGGGACATTCACCTTGATCCTCCTGATCGTCTGGCCACGACTTTCAAAAAAGATTCCCGCCCCCCTGATCGCCCTTACAGCGGCGGCCGTGGCGGCGGTTTTTGCGGAAAAATTCGTTCCAGGTTTCCAGGTGGCCACCATCGGCTCCCGCTTTTCGTTTGAGGTCAATGGCCTCTTGACCCACGGCATTCCCCAAACTGCCCCCGTTTTTCACACCCCCTGGACACTTCCGGGCCCCGGCGGACAACCCCTTCCCCTCACCTGGGAAACACTTGAAGCCTTGCTGCCATCCGCTTTTGCCATTGCCATGTTGGGGGCCATCGAATCGCTTTTGTCCGCCGTAGTGGCGGACGGCATGGGCGGCACCCGTCACGATCCCGACGCCGAACTTTTGGCCCTGGGCACTGGGAATCTCTTATGCCCCTTTTTCGGTGGCATTCCCGCCACAGGTGCCATCGCCCGGACAGCGGCCAACATCCGATTCGGGGCGAAATCCCCAGTGGCGGCCTTCAGCCACGCGCTCTTCATTTTGGTGGCCGTGCTTACCGTCGCCCCGCTCATTTCCTATTTGCCGATGGCGTCCTTAGCGGCGCTCTTGATGGTGGTCGCGTATAACATGTCGGAGGTGAAACACTTTAAACACATCCTCCGTGTGGCCCCCAAAAGCGACGTGGCTGTCCTCCTGACATGCTTCGGGTTAACGGTCCTGTTTGATATGGTGAAAGGCGTTAGCGTGGGCATTGTCCTGGCCGCTTTTCTCTTTTTGCGACGCATGGCCGCCCTTTCGTCCGGACGTGCCCTGTCGGCATCCTCTCACGGAGGGACCATCCCGGACCCATTACCCAAAGGGGTGTTGGTCTATGAAATTGCTGGACCGCTTTTTTTCGGCGCCGCCGAACAAGCGGTCCGATCGCTCGAACTGGTGGAAAAACATGTGCGGGTGTTGGTGTTCCTAATGGAAGATGTTCCGGCCATGGACATCACGGGCCTGGTGGCCCTGGAAAGCGCGGTTGAAGACCTCATTCGAAACGGACAGCGGGCCTTTTTTGTGGGGGTGCGTCCCCAACCAGCAACGGTCATGCGCCGTTCCCCATCATTTAAGGACCCCTCAAAAACTCTTTTCTTCCCCACCCTACCCCACGCCCTGGCCGCCGCCAGCCAGGAACAAAAGGAGAACGAATGA